Proteins encoded together in one Penaeus vannamei isolate JL-2024 chromosome 11, ASM4276789v1, whole genome shotgun sequence window:
- the LOC138863279 gene encoding putative neural-cadherin 2, translated as MCNSFNFGCKVCLYFDKNGPLLSGKANAFICHYRHSLYFQFNLLPVLQLKAVPSFTPFLVSRVYGFTDSASRSPPDLPVVRISAWDADDASEGTNARLSYSIEKNVIEERSGEAIFAVEPHTGEVRTALCCLDRETTPEYTIQVVATDGGGLKGTGTVLVRLTDVNDNSPRLARPQWELKVPETWGAAPPPDDTILEITASDRDTANHFFYRVVEGSGWGWEHFGLRTAGGAGQLFARKTLDFEDETHRRGFRFMVQVTDRGPGGWHDPRHLDSAWVSVQLEDVNDNPPAFSRPRAHVTVREDAAPGTLLDTLSAHDPDMVWLV; from the exons ATGT GCAATTCCTTTAATTTCGGTTGCAAGGTGTGCCTTTATTTTGATAAAAATGGCCCTTTACTTTCGGGAAAAGCTAATGCTTTTATCTGCCACTACAGGCACTCCCTTTATTTTCAATTTAACTTACTCCCTGTTTTACAACTAAAAGCAGTCCCTTCATTCACTCCTTTCCTGGTGAGCCGCGTCTATGGCTTCACTGACTCCGCCTCCCGGTCTCCCCCAGACCTGCCGGTGGTGAGGATCTCCGCGTGGGACGCCGACGACGCCTCGGAGGGCACCAACGCGCGCCTCAGCTACTCCATCGAGAAGAACGTGATCGAGGAGCGGTCCGGCGAGGCCATCTTCGCCGTGGAGCCTCACACGGGCGAGGTGCGCACGGCGCTGTGCTGCCTCGACCGCGAGACCACGCCCGAGTACACCATCCAGGTGGTCGCCACGGACGGCGGGGGGCTCAAGG GGACGGGCACGGTGCTGGTACGTCTGACGGACGTGAACGACAACTCGCCCCGCCTCGCCCGCCCGCAGTGGGAGCTCAAGGTGCCCGAGACGTGGGGCGCCGCCCCGCCGCCCGACGACACCATCCTCGAGATCACGGCGTCCGACCGCGACACGGCCAACCACTTCTTCTACAGG gTGGTGGAGGgcagcgggtgggggtgggagcaCTTCGGGCTGCGCACCGCGGGCGGCGCCGGTCAGCTGTTCGCGCGGAAGACGCTCGACTTCGAGGACGAGACGCACCGGCGGGGCTTCCGCTTCATGGTGCAGGTCACCGACAGG ggTCCAGGGGGGTGGCACGACCCCCGCCACCTGGACTCCGCCTGGGTGTCCGTGCAGCTGGAGGACGTCAACGACAACCCGCCCGCCTTCTCACGCCCGCGCGCTCACGTGACGGTGCGCGAGGACGCCGCCCCCGGAACGCTGCTCGACACGCTCTCCGCCCACGACCCGGACatg GTTTGGCTTGTGTAG